The proteins below are encoded in one region of Acidobacteriota bacterium:
- a CDS encoding GntG family PLP-dependent aldolase — MYQNANRTAPVVADLRSDTVTRPTPEMRRAMADAEVGDDAFGEDPTVRRLEEQSAELLGQEAAVFVPSGTMGNQIALNLLGAPGGEVVCAEQSHIIDWEMGAVAVISGMIPRTVVAPEGQLDPSAVSAAIRPRGALLAPTLVLSVENTANMAGGRVYRRERLDQLLALAAEHRLGTHLDGARLFNAAVALGQTPAHLAAGFDVVMVCLSKGLGAPVGSLVAGSQELMTEARRRRKMLGGTMRQAGIVAAAGLVALETGIERLEEDHENARFLARELTQLPGLEVDAETVETNILMVAVAAEGEDAPALRDELRRRGVLCEAVDRCRLRLVTHRDVDRQALEAAVAVFQELRRAAVSR; from the coding sequence ATGTACCAGAACGCCAATCGCACTGCGCCCGTCGTCGCCGACCTGCGCTCCGACACCGTCACCCGGCCGACGCCGGAGATGCGCCGCGCCATGGCCGACGCCGAGGTGGGGGACGACGCCTTTGGCGAAGATCCCACGGTGCGGCGGCTGGAAGAGCAGAGTGCCGAGCTCCTGGGCCAGGAAGCGGCGGTCTTCGTACCCTCCGGCACCATGGGCAACCAGATCGCCCTCAATCTCCTGGGCGCCCCCGGCGGGGAAGTAGTGTGCGCCGAGCAGAGCCACATCATCGATTGGGAGATGGGGGCGGTGGCGGTGATCTCGGGGATGATCCCGCGCACCGTCGTGGCGCCGGAGGGGCAGCTCGACCCGTCCGCGGTGAGCGCGGCCATCCGTCCGCGGGGGGCGCTGCTGGCCCCGACCCTGGTGCTCTCGGTGGAGAACACCGCCAACATGGCCGGCGGCCGGGTCTACCGCCGGGAGCGCCTGGACCAGCTGCTGGCCCTGGCCGCCGAGCACCGCCTGGGCACCCACCTCGACGGTGCCCGTCTGTTCAACGCCGCGGTGGCTCTGGGCCAGACCCCGGCTCATCTGGCCGCTGGCTTCGACGTGGTGATGGTCTGTTTATCGAAGGGCCTGGGAGCGCCGGTGGGCTCGCTGGTGGCGGGCTCCCAAGAGTTGATGACCGAAGCCCGCCGCCGGCGCAAAATGCTCGGCGGCACCATGCGCCAAGCGGGCATCGTCGCCGCCGCCGGCCTGGTGGCCTTGGAGACCGGCATCGAGCGCTTGGAGGAGGATCACGAGAACGCCCGCTTCCTGGCCCGGGAGCTGACCCAGCTGCCCGGCTTGGAGGTCGACGCGGAGACGGTGGAAACCAATATTCTGATGGTGGCGGTGGCCGCCGAGGGCGAGGACGCGCCAGCGCTTCGGGACGAGCTGCGCCGCCGCGGCGTGCTCTGCGAGGCGGTGGACCGCTGCCGCCTGCGGCTGGTCACCCACCGGGACGTGGACCGCCAGGCTCTGGAAGCCGCCGTGGCGGTTTTCCAAGAGCTGCGGCGAGCTGCGGTGAGCCGCTGA
- a CDS encoding Na-K-Cl cotransporter encodes MSAAHPSSSAPAPTSPGGPEEDALPQEKLGAALGVFTPSILTILGVILFLRLGWVVGNVGLVGALLIIFLAHCITSSTALSVSAVTTNMNVGAGGAYYIISRSLGLEIGGAIGIPLFLAQTFSVTLYAFGLAESLQLLWPHLPQRGVAAATVVGVSLLATRGAGWALKLQIPIMVAIAVALASLGTGAVGAARESIPLWEQAPNPEPFWAVFAVFFPAVTGIMAGISLSGDLKDPKRSIPVGTLSAVAVGFVIYFAVPIVLAAVAPAAELAANNLIWFEVAAVPLLIFPGLWGAIFSSAVGSILGAPRTLEVLAEDRVLWPRSRRLPSPKVRRWLAHGLSTAVALLAVSLGDLNAVAPVLTMFFLTTYGMVNLVAGLEQLSGAPSYRPTIRVPWAVSLAGAVSCFMVMALINRTAAVVAVVLEVGLYLALRRRSMTATWGDLRFGALMSLARATVLWLRRLPVDPRNWRPHILLFAGDLEKRVELVRFAAWLNQDRGILTVCRLIVGELEQRSPEVAAELQHMDHQLEEEGLTAFPEVDIVSEFESGVLHVAQANGIAGITSNTLMFGWSDKSERTVSKLRIMRQATYLGKSTVMCRLAPRSPIRTSHLRRRRRIDVWWGGLQNNGDMLLLFAHLLAANPEWSRAQISVKSISSHAANYEQIEANLQSLLSRSRINAEAEIIRLAPGATVQDTIHEQSRDADVVFMGLQQPESGEEEAYASRLETLVEGLPTVILVRAAGIFAGQLLDEV; translated from the coding sequence ATGAGCGCTGCCCATCCCAGTTCGTCCGCGCCGGCCCCGACCTCGCCCGGCGGACCCGAAGAAGACGCCCTGCCCCAGGAGAAGTTGGGCGCCGCCCTCGGGGTCTTCACCCCTTCCATCCTCACCATTCTCGGCGTCATCCTCTTCCTGCGCCTGGGTTGGGTAGTGGGCAACGTGGGGCTGGTGGGGGCCCTGCTGATCATTTTCCTGGCCCACTGCATTACCAGCTCCACCGCCCTCTCGGTGTCGGCGGTGACCACCAATATGAACGTCGGCGCCGGCGGCGCCTACTACATCATCTCCCGCTCTCTGGGGCTGGAGATCGGCGGCGCCATCGGCATCCCCCTCTTCCTCGCCCAGACCTTCTCCGTGACCCTCTACGCCTTCGGCCTGGCGGAGAGCCTGCAGCTCCTGTGGCCCCACCTGCCCCAGCGCGGGGTGGCGGCGGCGACGGTGGTGGGGGTCTCTCTGCTGGCCACCCGCGGCGCCGGCTGGGCCCTCAAGCTGCAGATCCCCATCATGGTGGCCATCGCCGTGGCCCTGGCCTCCCTGGGCACCGGCGCCGTGGGGGCGGCGCGGGAGAGCATTCCCCTGTGGGAGCAGGCCCCGAACCCGGAGCCCTTCTGGGCGGTCTTCGCGGTCTTCTTCCCGGCGGTCACCGGCATCATGGCGGGGATCAGCCTCTCCGGCGATTTGAAGGACCCCAAGCGCTCCATTCCGGTGGGCACCCTATCGGCGGTGGCGGTGGGCTTCGTCATCTACTTCGCCGTGCCCATCGTGCTGGCGGCGGTGGCACCGGCGGCGGAGCTGGCGGCGAACAATCTGATCTGGTTCGAGGTGGCGGCGGTGCCCCTGCTCATCTTCCCGGGCCTGTGGGGCGCCATCTTCTCCTCCGCCGTGGGCTCCATCCTCGGCGCTCCCCGCACCCTCGAAGTGCTGGCGGAGGACCGCGTCCTATGGCCCCGCTCTCGCCGCCTGCCGTCCCCCAAGGTGCGCCGCTGGCTGGCCCACGGGCTGTCCACGGCGGTGGCCCTGCTGGCGGTGAGCCTCGGCGACCTCAACGCCGTGGCGCCGGTGCTCACCATGTTCTTCCTCACCACCTACGGCATGGTCAACCTGGTGGCGGGCCTCGAGCAGCTCAGCGGCGCCCCCTCCTACCGGCCTACCATCCGGGTGCCGTGGGCGGTGTCCCTGGCGGGGGCCGTCAGCTGTTTCATGGTCATGGCGTTGATCAACCGCACCGCGGCGGTGGTGGCGGTGGTGCTGGAAGTAGGCCTCTATCTCGCCCTCCGTCGCCGCTCCATGACCGCCACCTGGGGCGACCTGCGCTTCGGCGCCCTCATGTCCCTGGCCCGTGCCACCGTCCTCTGGCTCCGCCGTCTGCCGGTGGATCCCCGCAACTGGCGCCCCCACATCCTGCTCTTCGCCGGCGACCTGGAAAAGCGCGTCGAGCTGGTCCGCTTCGCCGCCTGGCTCAACCAGGACCGCGGCATCCTCACCGTCTGCCGCCTCATCGTCGGCGAGCTGGAGCAGCGCAGCCCGGAGGTGGCGGCGGAGCTCCAGCACATGGATCATCAGCTGGAGGAAGAGGGGCTGACGGCGTTCCCGGAGGTGGACATCGTCAGCGAGTTCGAGAGCGGCGTCCTGCACGTGGCCCAGGCCAACGGCATCGCCGGCATCACTTCCAACACCCTGATGTTCGGGTGGAGCGACAAGTCCGAGCGCACGGTCTCGAAGCTGCGCATCATGCGCCAGGCGACCTATCTCGGCAAGTCGACGGTGATGTGCCGCCTGGCCCCCCGCTCGCCGATCCGAACCTCCCATCTCCGCCGCCGCCGGCGCATCGACGTATGGTGGGGCGGCCTGCAAAACAACGGCGACATGCTCCTCCTCTTCGCCCACCTCCTGGCCGCAAACCCGGAGTGGTCCCGGGCCCAGATCTCGGTGAAGAGCATCTCGTCCCATGCAGCCAACTACGAGCAGATCGAGGCCAACCTCCAAAGCCTGCTCTCCCGCAGCCGCATCAACGCCGAAGCCGAAATCATCCGCCTCGCCCCCGGCGCCACCGTCCAAGACACCATCCACGAACAAAGCCGCGACGCCGACGTCGTCTTCATGGGCCTCCAACAACCCGAGTCCGGCGAAGAAGAAGCCTACGCCAGCCGCCTAGAAACCCTCGTCGAAGGCCTCCCGACGGTCATCCTCGTCCGCGCTGCGGGGATCTTCGCGGGGCAGCTGCTGGATGAGGTTTGA